A stretch of DNA from Gemmatimonadota bacterium:
CCTGGGTGAGCGAGGTGACGACCCCGCGGTCGGGCTTGGAAGTCTCACGTTTCCCGAGAATGCGGACTTTGACCCGAACGGTATCTCCGCAGTGCAGTGGCGCCGGGATGTTCATGTTTTCATTGCCGAGAAGGGCCATACCACCTTTGGCCATGCAGGACTGCACGGTCAGGCCCTCGGCCATGGCAAAGGTAAACGAGCCCGGCGAGATTCGGC
This window harbors:
- a CDS encoding acyl dehydratase, coding for RISPGSFTFAMAEGLTVQSCMAKGGMALLGNENMNIPAPLHCGDTVRVKVRILGKRETSKPDRGVVTSLTQVLNQADAVLLEYTVKRMIRRRPV